One window of Streptomyces sp. FIT100 genomic DNA carries:
- a CDS encoding Clp protease N-terminal domain-containing protein, translating into MFERFTKDARAVVTGAVAQAERADADSVTDEHLLLSLLDLDGGRVAFAFGALGVTDRRASLEAALADARRRGGMTKAETEALAGLGIDVAEVVARVEEAHGAGALAGAGRSGRSGRVRLALSGHRPFTPGAKKVIEQSLRVALGRKDRSIGAEHLLLALAARPGIAAEVLAEHGATYGALERVMFPRS; encoded by the coding sequence ATGTTCGAACGGTTCACGAAGGATGCCCGTGCCGTGGTGACCGGTGCGGTCGCACAGGCCGAACGGGCCGACGCGGACTCGGTGACCGACGAGCACCTCCTGCTTTCCCTCCTCGACCTGGACGGCGGGCGCGTGGCGTTCGCCTTCGGTGCACTGGGGGTGACGGACCGTCGGGCATCGCTGGAGGCCGCCCTGGCCGACGCGCGGCGCCGCGGCGGAATGACGAAGGCGGAGACGGAGGCGCTGGCCGGGCTGGGGATCGACGTCGCGGAGGTCGTCGCCAGGGTGGAGGAGGCGCACGGAGCGGGTGCGCTGGCGGGTGCCGGCCGCTCCGGCCGTTCCGGCCGGGTCCGGTTGGCCCTCTCCGGGCACCGCCCGTTCACCCCCGGGGCGAAGAAGGTCATCGAGCAGTCCCTGCGCGTCGCACTGGGCCGCAAGGACCGCTCCATCGGCGCGGAACACCTGCTGCTGGCGCTGGCGGCGCGACCGGGTATCGCGGCGGAGGTGCTGGCGGAGCACGGGGCGACGTACGGGGCGCTGGAGCGGGTGATGTTCCCGCGGTCGTAG
- a CDS encoding PadR family transcriptional regulator — protein MPPVFAHGRLRLYLLKLLDEAPRHGYEVIRLLEERFQGLYAPSAGTVYPRLAKLEAEGLVTHATEGGRKVYSITDAGREELAGRSGELADLELEIRESVSELAAEIRDDVRGAAGKLRSDMRAAASETRSGGTDESWKTAKDELRRAKQEWKEQARRAKDESRRAREDAKAARLQAKEAQERAREEVQRIARQVQDQVQGHFARGDWPTGVRDGLSELASQLGNMTRGTAWPPYAKSEPAAEPAAEPAAPEREAEAEAEAGSVPASEDPVRDLERLLDRFRDDIRDAARDHGVTPSQLAEARRHLSTTSTRLVTLLRG, from the coding sequence ATGCCGCCCGTCTTCGCCCACGGCCGCCTCCGCCTCTACCTGCTGAAGCTCCTCGACGAGGCGCCGCGCCACGGCTACGAGGTGATCCGGCTGCTGGAGGAGCGCTTCCAGGGGCTGTACGCGCCGTCCGCCGGCACCGTGTACCCGCGGCTGGCCAAGCTGGAGGCCGAGGGGCTCGTCACCCACGCCACCGAGGGCGGCCGCAAGGTGTACTCGATCACCGACGCCGGGCGCGAGGAACTCGCGGGCCGCAGCGGGGAACTGGCCGATCTGGAGCTGGAGATCCGCGAGTCCGTGTCCGAACTTGCGGCGGAGATCCGCGACGACGTGCGCGGCGCGGCGGGCAAGCTGCGCAGCGACATGCGGGCGGCCGCGTCGGAGACCCGCAGCGGCGGCACCGACGAGTCCTGGAAGACGGCGAAGGACGAACTGCGCCGCGCCAAACAGGAATGGAAGGAGCAGGCGCGCCGGGCGAAGGACGAGTCACGGCGGGCCCGCGAGGACGCGAAGGCCGCGCGCCTCCAGGCCAAGGAGGCGCAGGAGCGGGCGCGCGAGGAGGTCCAGCGCATCGCCCGGCAGGTCCAGGACCAGGTCCAGGGCCACTTCGCGCGGGGCGACTGGCCGACGGGCGTACGGGACGGACTCTCGGAACTCGCGTCCCAGCTGGGGAACATGACGCGGGGTACGGCATGGCCGCCGTACGCCAAGTCCGAGCCGGCTGCGGAGCCGGCTGCGGAGCCGGCCGCGCCGGAGCGTGAGGCGGAGGCGGAGGCTGAGGCCGGCTCGGTCCCGGCCTCGGAGGACCCGGTGCGTGACCTGGAGCGCCTCCTGGACCGCTTCCGCGACGACATCCGCGACGCCGCCCGGGACCACGGCGTGACCCCGTCCCAACTGGCCGAAGCCCGCCGCCACCTGTCGACGACCTCGACACGCCTGGTGACACTTCTGCGCGGCTGA
- a CDS encoding DUF4097 family beta strand repeat-containing protein — translation MPDSTWTVAEPRKLTFDDAVTSLQVRVVNGTVNVVGTDESSARLEITEIEGPPLVVTQSGATLTVAYEDVPWKGFLKLLDRKGWHRSAVVSLAVPSGATVEVGAVSAGAVVSGIRGRTDVRGVSGDTTLVGLSGRVSAETVSGNLEAQAVTGDLRFSSVSGDLTVIDGAGSSVRADTVSGDMVIDLDGTPTDIRVTSVSGEVAIRLPHPADAKVEANTASGAVSNAFEDLRVGGQWGAKKITGTLGAGNGTLRATTVSGSIALLRRPPAEDERYDDTPDTPAAPPASTGDAPTGKVL, via the coding sequence ATGCCCGACTCGACGTGGACAGTCGCAGAGCCCCGGAAGCTCACGTTCGACGACGCCGTGACATCGCTCCAGGTGCGCGTCGTCAATGGAACGGTGAACGTCGTCGGCACCGACGAGAGTTCCGCCCGTCTGGAGATCACCGAGATCGAGGGCCCGCCCCTCGTCGTGACACAGTCCGGCGCCACCCTCACCGTCGCCTACGAGGACGTCCCGTGGAAGGGCTTCCTCAAGCTCCTCGACCGCAAGGGCTGGCACCGCAGCGCCGTCGTCTCCCTCGCCGTGCCGTCCGGCGCGACCGTGGAGGTCGGCGCCGTCAGCGCCGGAGCCGTCGTCTCCGGGATCCGCGGACGCACGGACGTCCGCGGCGTCAGCGGCGACACCACGCTCGTCGGCCTCTCCGGCAGGGTCAGCGCAGAGACCGTATCGGGCAACCTGGAGGCGCAGGCCGTCACCGGCGACCTCCGCTTCAGCTCCGTCTCCGGCGATCTGACCGTGATCGACGGCGCCGGTTCGTCCGTACGGGCGGACACGGTCAGCGGCGACATGGTGATCGACCTCGACGGCACGCCGACCGACATCCGGGTCACCAGCGTCTCCGGCGAGGTCGCGATCCGGCTGCCGCACCCGGCGGACGCGAAGGTCGAGGCCAACACGGCGAGCGGGGCCGTCTCGAACGCCTTCGAGGACCTGCGGGTCGGCGGCCAGTGGGGCGCGAAGAAGATCACCGGCACGCTGGGCGCGGGCAACGGCACCCTGCGGGCCACGACCGTCTCCGGCTCCATCGCCCTGCTGCGGCGCCCGCCCGCGGAGGACGAACGATACGACGACACACCCGACACACCCGCCGCACCGCCCGCCTCCACGGGCGACGCGCCGACCGGGAAGGTGCTCTGA
- a CDS encoding DUF6104 family protein, which translates to MYFTDRGIEELEKRRGEQEITFEWLAEQLRTFVDLNPDFEVPVERLATWLARLDDEDDEAE; encoded by the coding sequence GTGTACTTCACCGACCGAGGCATCGAGGAGCTGGAGAAGCGGCGCGGCGAGCAGGAGATCACCTTCGAGTGGCTCGCCGAGCAGCTGCGTACGTTCGTCGACCTCAACCCGGACTTCGAGGTCCCCGTCGAGCGGCTGGCCACCTGGCTGGCGCGGCTCGACGACGAGGACGACGAGGCCGAGTAG
- a CDS encoding CU044_2847 family protein has protein sequence MTEGDNRVENRVERILLPDGTPVWARISGTEELPVPASGPVAPPGGGVSFTDTGFADRVTAQMESLHDLVGGVARSIGGALGSVSPDEVSVEFGIELTAKAGRVVGLLADGEAKGAIKVVLTWQGGPPPGPAPADPRAAAGGAGVPAADGNSAAAAAPVVPRPTSTHADTDARSGSATWTPPGGEGAVRPS, from the coding sequence ATGACCGAGGGCGACAACCGGGTCGAGAACCGGGTCGAGCGGATACTGCTGCCGGACGGCACACCGGTGTGGGCCAGGATCTCCGGAACCGAGGAGCTTCCGGTACCCGCCTCCGGCCCCGTGGCACCGCCCGGGGGCGGCGTCAGCTTCACCGACACCGGCTTCGCGGACCGGGTCACGGCACAGATGGAGTCGCTCCACGACCTGGTCGGCGGCGTCGCCAGGTCCATCGGCGGGGCGCTGGGATCCGTGAGCCCCGACGAGGTCAGCGTGGAGTTCGGGATCGAGCTGACCGCCAAGGCAGGCAGGGTCGTCGGACTGCTCGCCGACGGCGAGGCCAAGGGCGCCATCAAGGTCGTCCTCACCTGGCAGGGCGGCCCGCCGCCCGGTCCGGCCCCCGCCGACCCCAGAGCCGCCGCCGGCGGTGCCGGTGTCCCCGCCGCCGACGGCAACTCCGCCGCCGCGGCCGCACCCGTCGTACCCCGCCCCACGAGCACCCACGCGGACACGGACGCACGCTCCGGATCCGCGACGTGGACTCCTCCCGGCGGCGAAGGCGCCGTGCGCCCCTCGTGA
- a CDS encoding serine protease, with protein METLAALVSAATVRIHAPTDGYATSEPGPAGPAGPKPWGSGFFIAPSWVLTCAHVALRGGGGDVGLTYEGGTVRGRVQWAEPGTAGPGGWPAPDLALVRLLEPADHQCVMLTERVPELFTRTSVLYFGWTEEAGEPVEFSGRCSIRGRLGKDGRIRLGNEDEMPQGISGGPVVDPTRGEVIGVLKARRTGQDGGVAVSVDQLRRVALPDGPPRGESHDLYHRVLHAHDRHHAAAHLDALGHRPTWTDVQLGLGAGHGRALSPDRRTELLGLLAELPPPASTTDLVHDIEQILGGRVEGQTLAPRGRRDGLGMLYEGRLGDAELQGILRYAVRAATADHPYVEPGTEAAETALWDWTRTTATGLSRTFRNSLANERLARLRARGRGAAEERPVPAPETEPRASVLLDVSPQFWTPHRYNWRVGVVHPNGDVQPVDEDETGVPAQALPAAVAAALTEAFRRTDGRDARAALHVALRRELFDLPVDTWRVPADAPPLGAVRPVVLRRAAGPDADEEHEDHEVRTARWQTLRTQAMSPVVLDCEDNRHVPVPPEDKLRRLPHPSLPVLCHYADGTAPDGPGLGRVLDSGYDVALWRRQRLGDGRVCTEYHRGVRHAVASAAAVDRLPAEIRTLRAGIADGQPEMYWADGIVILFDDPASPLPGTGLVLEAP; from the coding sequence ATGGAGACCCTGGCCGCCCTCGTGTCCGCCGCGACGGTACGCATCCACGCGCCCACGGACGGGTATGCCACCTCGGAGCCCGGTCCGGCCGGTCCGGCCGGACCGAAGCCGTGGGGCAGCGGCTTCTTCATCGCGCCGAGCTGGGTGCTCACCTGCGCCCATGTGGCGCTGCGGGGCGGAGGGGGCGACGTGGGGCTGACGTACGAGGGAGGCACGGTCCGCGGCCGTGTCCAGTGGGCCGAGCCGGGGACCGCCGGGCCCGGCGGCTGGCCCGCGCCCGACCTCGCGCTCGTACGGCTCCTCGAACCCGCCGACCACCAGTGCGTGATGCTCACCGAACGGGTGCCGGAGCTGTTCACCCGCACGTCGGTGCTGTACTTCGGCTGGACCGAAGAAGCGGGCGAGCCCGTCGAGTTCAGCGGCCGGTGCTCCATCCGCGGAAGGCTCGGCAAGGACGGCAGGATCCGCCTCGGCAACGAGGACGAGATGCCCCAGGGCATCTCCGGCGGGCCCGTCGTGGACCCGACGCGCGGTGAGGTCATCGGCGTACTGAAGGCGCGCAGGACCGGCCAGGACGGCGGAGTGGCGGTCTCCGTCGACCAGTTGCGGCGGGTCGCGCTGCCGGACGGGCCGCCGCGCGGGGAGAGCCACGACCTCTACCACCGGGTCCTGCACGCCCACGACCGCCACCATGCCGCGGCCCATCTGGACGCGCTCGGCCACCGGCCCACCTGGACCGACGTCCAGCTCGGACTCGGCGCAGGACACGGGCGGGCGCTCTCGCCGGACCGCCGCACCGAGCTGCTCGGCCTGCTCGCCGAGCTGCCCCCGCCCGCCAGCACGACCGACCTCGTCCACGACATCGAGCAGATACTCGGCGGCCGCGTCGAGGGCCAGACCCTCGCGCCGCGCGGCCGCCGCGACGGTCTCGGCATGCTGTACGAGGGGCGCCTGGGCGACGCCGAGCTCCAGGGCATCCTGCGCTACGCCGTGCGGGCCGCGACCGCCGACCACCCGTATGTCGAGCCGGGCACCGAAGCCGCGGAGACCGCCCTGTGGGACTGGACCCGTACGACCGCGACGGGGCTGAGCAGGACGTTCCGCAACAGCCTCGCCAACGAACGGCTGGCCCGGCTCAGGGCGCGCGGCCGCGGCGCTGCCGAGGAACGGCCCGTGCCCGCCCCCGAGACCGAGCCCAGGGCCTCCGTCCTGCTCGATGTGAGCCCCCAGTTCTGGACCCCGCACCGCTACAACTGGCGCGTCGGCGTGGTCCATCCGAACGGCGACGTGCAGCCCGTCGACGAGGACGAGACCGGCGTACCGGCGCAGGCGCTGCCGGCCGCCGTCGCCGCCGCGCTGACCGAGGCGTTCCGCCGCACCGACGGGCGGGACGCGAGGGCGGCGCTCCATGTCGCCCTGCGGCGCGAGCTGTTCGACCTGCCGGTCGACACCTGGCGTGTTCCGGCGGACGCCCCGCCGCTGGGGGCGGTGCGCCCCGTCGTGCTCCGCCGCGCCGCCGGGCCGGACGCCGACGAGGAGCACGAGGACCACGAGGTCCGCACGGCGCGCTGGCAGACCCTGCGCACACAGGCCATGAGCCCCGTCGTCCTCGACTGCGAGGACAACCGGCATGTCCCCGTTCCGCCCGAGGACAAGCTGCGCCGGCTCCCGCACCCCAGCCTCCCGGTGCTCTGCCACTACGCGGACGGCACGGCCCCCGACGGGCCGGGGCTCGGCCGGGTCCTGGACAGCGGCTACGACGTGGCGCTGTGGCGGCGTCAGCGCCTCGGCGACGGACGGGTGTGCACCGAGTACCACCGCGGGGTGCGGCACGCCGTCGCGAGCGCCGCGGCGGTCGACCGGCTGCCGGCCGAGATCCGCACCCTGCGCGCCGGGATCGCGGACGGGCAGCCCGAGATGTACTGGGCGGACGGGATCGTGATCCTCTTCGACGATCCGGCCTCTCCGCTCCCGGGCACCGGCCTCGTGCTGGAGGCACCGTGA
- a CDS encoding MoxR family ATPase, translating to MTESGEWLIYRGAGEPHDGIDRLPPPPPWRDFDGGPLVAAGPEADSSTPRRLGAFQHMAELHRPSAEELEIVNAALYLRRPLLVTGSPGTGKSTLAHAVAHELRLGRVLRWPVVSRTALTDGLYRYDAIARLQDVQIAAHTAHTAHTAHAAGADGARRRGAADDIGSYIRLGPLGTALLPTARPRVLLIDELDKSDIDLPNDLLNVLEEGEYAIPELERLADRAGEVEVLTDDGAKVTVRDGRVRCRAFPFVVLTSNGERDFPAALLRRCIHLELGQPDHQRLATVVRAHLGDEAARAGDDLIARFLDRSRSETLAADQLLNAIYLTHQAAPPTRDRLADLLIQRLDRPR from the coding sequence GTGACCGAATCAGGGGAATGGCTCATCTACCGCGGCGCGGGCGAGCCGCACGACGGCATCGACCGGCTGCCGCCTCCCCCGCCCTGGCGGGACTTCGACGGCGGACCGCTGGTCGCAGCCGGCCCCGAGGCCGACAGCTCCACGCCCCGGCGGCTCGGTGCCTTCCAGCACATGGCGGAGCTGCACCGGCCCAGCGCCGAGGAGCTGGAGATCGTCAACGCCGCCCTGTACCTGCGCCGTCCGCTGCTGGTGACCGGCAGCCCCGGCACGGGCAAGAGCACCCTCGCCCACGCGGTCGCCCACGAGCTGCGCCTCGGGCGGGTGCTCCGCTGGCCCGTCGTCAGCCGTACCGCCCTCACGGACGGGCTCTACCGGTACGACGCCATCGCCCGCCTCCAGGACGTCCAGATCGCCGCCCACACCGCCCATACCGCCCACACTGCCCATGCCGCCGGAGCCGACGGCGCGCGGCGGCGCGGTGCGGCGGACGACATCGGCAGCTACATCCGGCTGGGTCCGCTGGGCACCGCGCTGCTGCCCACCGCCCGGCCCCGGGTGCTGCTCATCGACGAACTCGACAAGAGCGACATCGACCTGCCCAACGATCTCCTGAACGTGCTGGAGGAAGGGGAGTACGCCATCCCCGAGCTGGAGCGCCTCGCCGACCGCGCGGGGGAGGTGGAGGTGCTCACGGACGACGGCGCCAAGGTCACGGTCAGGGACGGCCGGGTCCGCTGCCGCGCCTTCCCCTTCGTGGTCCTCACCAGCAACGGCGAACGGGACTTCCCCGCGGCGCTGTTGCGCCGGTGCATCCATCTGGAGCTGGGCCAGCCCGACCACCAGCGGCTCGCCACCGTCGTACGGGCCCATCTCGGCGACGAGGCGGCCCGGGCGGGGGACGATCTGATCGCCCGCTTCCTGGACCGTTCGCGCAGCGAGACACTCGCGGCCGACCAGTTGCTCAACGCCATCTACCTCACCCACCAGGCCGCGCCGCCCACCCGCGACCGGCTCGCCGACCTGCTCATCCAGCGCCTCGACCGCCCGAGGTGA
- a CDS encoding SAV_2336 N-terminal domain-related protein translates to MPDAADARTDTGAPPAPRQDPSDPMTGLVAVLREAGLEPDPGELADALWLARWSRPTGDPGTDDGGGADGHGRPRATGGPADRRTDTAGDSSGESGEGRQAPSGRFALYPLPPGTGDGPSAPGETAAGEAAAEGPEQGGAVAARPPLPYGGAVAGPVGVPAATALPGHLELQRALRALQRYRPAAPPVRYELDEEATAERSARAGGAIIPVLRPVVRSEAVLQLVMDASSSMQVWDRLFAEIHEIFGRLGAFRDIRTYYLHARQDGTAAIGRHPDRDTGPLRPTGILSDPTGRHVTLLISDCAGGLWRSGRAHSLLHRLAAQAPVAVLQPLPQRLWQRTRLPASYGKLTRGEGSAAAVALRFSGDVPARAADCLPVPVLPPEPAALGAWARLLSGLGAGPVPAAVGWVPAEQRPSAPAPARAPLTAQQLVSRFRSTASSAAGRLAGYLAAAPLCLPVMQLVQRTMLPDAGPAELSEVLLGGLLTRVDERPGTAGQWYEFADGVRDVLLRPLSRDEALLVLKHCSEYVEQHFGKGGPNFPALAIAQLTGGLDADTEEQLRELTLGASPDVPGGADESRFRAPQPFAEVAAQVMERFLPVRGPAHPDGRQDPGRGPAPSAAVRRARVLVERFEADGMVQSLLDAVQLLRRAAAREQPRGADPGLWGALAENLLRLWRLQGGGALLREAREAAQLAASHPRAVRERAVLARVLHAEARDRLADGDRRGALELLRRADREYTAVGATSGLEPPEALRVTLERARVLEEQWWIGGDASLLQETVGMLEAFADAWPDRENRPSGLALERGRALLRLAGAAPSPEQAVVWAGQAAQSLENGRLALEREGASDESLARAALDQIDALLLTGGRLDRAEELIERTRAAAGDRRQQSAVLTRSGRLRVRRYEESARPDELEQAAAAFAAAGRLMPRDGSDYAALLAEWGDALLRRAALPGGEESVGRAVRVLRDCRMETPAGHERLGARLLALGRALMLRHRATGDRVDLREAEHVFGLAAQAATEPLVRAECWLELGDSHRQGHAVLHRPERLDEAADAYRRAAETARSAAGDAATAGTALRLAARANHLRGVVYEAADRPRAARDAYRAAQEDWRRLPDGGGPAAQATARRLAGLDR, encoded by the coding sequence ATGCCCGACGCCGCCGACGCCCGGACGGACACCGGCGCGCCACCGGCACCCCGGCAGGACCCTTCCGATCCGATGACCGGACTCGTCGCCGTGCTGAGGGAGGCGGGGCTCGAACCGGACCCCGGCGAGCTGGCCGACGCGCTCTGGCTGGCCCGCTGGTCCCGGCCGACGGGCGACCCCGGGACCGATGACGGCGGGGGCGCCGACGGGCACGGTCGGCCGCGGGCCACGGGCGGACCGGCGGACCGCCGTACGGACACCGCCGGGGACTCGTCCGGCGAGAGCGGCGAAGGACGGCAGGCCCCTTCCGGCCGGTTCGCGCTCTACCCGCTCCCGCCGGGGACCGGCGACGGCCCGTCCGCCCCCGGGGAGACGGCTGCGGGGGAGGCCGCGGCAGAGGGCCCGGAACAGGGCGGCGCGGTGGCAGCGAGGCCGCCGCTGCCGTACGGCGGAGCGGTCGCGGGCCCGGTCGGCGTCCCCGCGGCCACGGCGCTCCCCGGTCACCTCGAACTCCAGCGCGCGCTCAGGGCCCTTCAGCGCTACCGCCCGGCCGCACCTCCCGTACGGTACGAACTCGACGAGGAGGCCACGGCGGAGCGCAGCGCCCGGGCCGGAGGGGCGATCATCCCCGTGTTACGGCCCGTCGTACGGTCCGAGGCCGTGCTCCAGCTCGTCATGGACGCGTCCTCGTCGATGCAGGTCTGGGACCGGCTCTTCGCGGAGATCCACGAGATCTTCGGCCGCCTGGGCGCCTTCCGCGACATCCGCACGTACTACCTGCACGCACGGCAGGACGGCACCGCCGCCATCGGACGCCACCCGGACCGGGACACCGGACCGCTGCGCCCGACCGGCATCCTCAGCGACCCGACGGGCCGTCATGTCACCCTCCTCATCAGCGACTGCGCCGGCGGCCTGTGGCGCAGCGGCCGCGCCCACAGCCTGCTCCACCGGCTGGCGGCCCAGGCGCCCGTGGCGGTGCTCCAGCCGCTGCCGCAGCGGCTGTGGCAGCGCACCCGGCTGCCCGCCTCCTACGGGAAGCTGACCCGGGGCGAGGGCTCCGCCGCGGCGGTCGCGCTCCGCTTCTCCGGCGACGTGCCGGCCAGGGCGGCGGACTGCCTGCCGGTGCCCGTCCTGCCGCCGGAGCCCGCCGCTCTCGGCGCGTGGGCCCGGCTGCTGTCGGGGCTCGGCGCCGGTCCGGTGCCCGCGGCCGTCGGCTGGGTCCCCGCCGAGCAGCGCCCGTCGGCACCCGCGCCGGCGCGTGCCCCGCTCACCGCCCAGCAGTTGGTGAGCCGCTTCCGGTCCACCGCGTCGAGCGCCGCAGGCCGGCTCGCCGGCTATCTGGCCGCGGCACCGCTGTGCCTGCCCGTGATGCAGCTGGTCCAGCGGACCATGCTGCCCGACGCGGGCCCCGCCGAGCTCTCCGAGGTGCTGCTCGGCGGACTGCTGACCCGCGTCGACGAACGGCCCGGCACCGCCGGGCAGTGGTACGAGTTCGCCGACGGCGTCCGGGACGTGCTGCTGCGCCCGCTCAGCCGGGACGAGGCGCTGCTCGTGCTCAAGCACTGCTCCGAGTACGTGGAGCAGCACTTCGGCAAGGGCGGCCCCAACTTCCCCGCGCTCGCCATCGCCCAGCTGACCGGAGGGCTCGACGCCGACACCGAGGAGCAGTTGCGGGAGCTGACGCTCGGCGCGTCGCCCGACGTCCCCGGAGGCGCCGACGAGAGCCGGTTCCGGGCGCCGCAGCCCTTCGCCGAGGTCGCCGCGCAGGTCATGGAGCGCTTCCTGCCCGTGCGGGGACCGGCCCACCCGGACGGACGCCAGGACCCGGGGCGTGGACCGGCGCCGTCCGCCGCGGTGCGGCGCGCCCGCGTACTCGTCGAGCGCTTCGAGGCCGACGGCATGGTGCAGAGCCTGCTCGACGCCGTGCAGCTGCTGCGCCGGGCCGCCGCCCGGGAGCAGCCGCGCGGCGCCGACCCCGGCCTGTGGGGCGCGCTGGCGGAGAACCTGCTGCGGCTGTGGCGGCTCCAGGGCGGCGGCGCGCTGCTGCGCGAGGCGCGGGAGGCCGCCCAGCTCGCGGCCAGCCACCCGCGGGCCGTGCGCGAACGTGCCGTACTGGCCCGGGTGCTGCACGCCGAGGCGCGGGACCGGCTGGCCGACGGTGACCGCCGGGGCGCGCTGGAGCTGCTGCGCCGCGCGGACCGCGAGTACACGGCGGTCGGCGCGACCTCCGGTCTGGAGCCGCCCGAGGCGCTCCGGGTGACGCTGGAGCGGGCCAGGGTGCTGGAGGAGCAGTGGTGGATCGGCGGGGACGCCTCGCTGCTCCAGGAGACCGTGGGCATGCTGGAGGCGTTCGCCGACGCCTGGCCGGACCGGGAGAACCGACCCAGTGGGCTCGCGCTGGAGCGCGGCCGGGCGCTGCTGCGTCTCGCGGGCGCCGCGCCCTCGCCCGAGCAGGCCGTCGTCTGGGCCGGGCAGGCCGCGCAGTCCCTGGAGAACGGCAGGCTCGCCCTGGAGCGCGAAGGGGCGTCCGACGAGAGCCTGGCGCGCGCCGCACTCGACCAGATCGACGCCCTGCTGCTCACCGGCGGCCGGCTGGACCGCGCGGAGGAGCTCATCGAGCGGACGCGGGCGGCGGCCGGCGACCGGCGGCAGCAGTCCGCCGTCCTGACGCGGTCGGGCCGGCTGCGGGTCCGCCGCTACGAGGAGTCCGCGCGGCCGGACGAACTGGAGCAGGCCGCCGCCGCGTTCGCCGCCGCGGGCAGGCTCATGCCGCGGGACGGCAGCGACTATGCCGCGCTGCTCGCCGAGTGGGGGGACGCCCTGCTGCGCAGGGCCGCGCTGCCCGGCGGCGAGGAGTCCGTGGGGCGGGCCGTGCGGGTGCTGCGGGACTGCCGCATGGAGACCCCCGCCGGTCATGAGCGGCTAGGCGCCCGGCTGCTGGCGCTGGGCCGGGCGCTGATGCTCCGTCACCGGGCCACCGGCGACCGGGTGGACCTGCGCGAGGCGGAGCACGTCTTCGGGCTTGCGGCGCAGGCCGCGACCGAGCC